The DNA region GCAGGCGGCGCCGGTGTCCATCACCTCGACCACCAGCCCGGCGTCGCGCAGGCTCTGGCGCAGGGCCTTGGGCAGAAGCTGCATCCGGGTGCCGGCGCCGAGCAGCAGGAACTCCACCCGCGGCTCCGCCTCGATGACCGGGGCGAAGTCCTCCGCCGTCAGGGCGGCGAAGTCCTGGGGGCGCCAGGGCTCCGTGCGGTCGGGAAGCACCACGACCGCCCCGGTGCGCCATTGCCCGGACACGCAGAACTGCCCTTCCCCGTAACCGTCGATGACCTGCCGGTCCGACGGGATGATCGGCGTGATGTCCGCCATCTCTTGTCCGTTTCCTGTTCTCGCCGGTCCGTGCTTGGTCGATCAGGGCGTCGGGTTGGCGGCCGGCGCCGCGTTTTCCGCCGGCGCGTTGCGGCGCAGCCGGTTCTCGCCCAGGAACAGCAAGATGGGGGCGGCGATGAAGATGGACGAGGAGGTCGCCAGGAAAATGCCGAAGATCAGCACGATGCCGAAGTCCTGCAGCGCCTCGCCGCCGAAGAAAGCCAGCGGCAGGATCGACAGCAGAGTCGACATGGAGGTGCCCAGCGTGCGGTTCAGCGTCTCGTTGATCGAGCGGTCGATCAGCTCGCGCAGCGGCATCTTCTTGTAGATGCGCAGATTCTCGCGCATGCGGTCATAAACCACGACCTTGTCGTTGGTCGAATAGCCCATGATCGTCAGGATCGCGGCGATGGCCGTCAGGTTGAACTGCATTCCTGTGATCGCGTAGAAGCCGACCACCTTCGTCACGTCCAGCAGCAGCGTCACGATGGCGCCGAAGCCGAACTGCCATTCGAAGCGGAACCAGATGTAGACGAGCATCGCCAGCAGCGCGAGGCCGAGCGCCAGCATGCCGTTGAAGAACAGCTCGCCGCTGACCGAGGCCCCGACCGCCTCGACGCGGCGCACGGTGGTGCCGGGAATCTCCTGGGCGAGCGTGGCCCTCACCTTGTCGGCGGCCACCTGCTGGGCCGCGTCGTCGCCCGGCTGGCGCTCCAGCCGGATCAGCACGTCCTGGGGCGAGCCGAACTCCTGCAACGCCACCTGGCCCATGTTGAGCTGGGTCAGCGTGTGGCGCAGCGAGGCGAAGTCGGCGGCCTGCGGCGTGCGCGCCTCGATGACGATGCCGCCGCGGAAGTCGATGCCGTAGTTCAGGCCGGGATAGAAGAACAGCACCACCGACGCGATCGACAGGAACGCCGACACGATCAGGCCGGCGTGTCGCCCGCGCATGAACTGGATGTTGGTGTTGTCAGGGACCAGACGAAGCCGGAACATGGGAATGACCTCTTACACCGGCAGGGCGGCCGGCCGCGTCTTGCGCAGCCAACTG from Azospirillum brasilense includes:
- the secF gene encoding protein translocase subunit SecF, which translates into the protein MFRLRLVPDNTNIQFMRGRHAGLIVSAFLSIASVVLFFYPGLNYGIDFRGGIVIEARTPQAADFASLRHTLTQLNMGQVALQEFGSPQDVLIRLERQPGDDAAQQVAADKVRATLAQEIPGTTVRRVEAVGASVSGELFFNGMLALGLALLAMLVYIWFRFEWQFGFGAIVTLLLDVTKVVGFYAITGMQFNLTAIAAILTIMGYSTNDKVVVYDRMRENLRIYKKMPLRELIDRSINETLNRTLGTSMSTLLSILPLAFFGGEALQDFGIVLIFGIFLATSSSIFIAAPILLFLGENRLRRNAPAENAAPAANPTP
- a CDS encoding Mth938-like domain-containing protein — translated: MADITPIIPSDRQVIDGYGEGQFCVSGQWRTGAVVVLPDRTEPWRPQDFAALTAEDFAPVIEAEPRVEFLLLGAGTRMQLLPKALRQSLRDAGLVVEVMDTGAACRTYNVLLAEGRRVGAALLPV